The nucleotide sequence GTTTGGAGAGCTATACGGTTGGATCCTACGATTTCTATCTGGGATACGGAGCCAAGAAGGGCAAGATCGTAACACTTGATACAGGTCACTTCCATCTTACGGAAAGTATTGCTGATAAGATTTCTTCCATGTTATTGTTCACTCCGGAAATCATGTTACATGTTAGCCGGCCTATTCGCTGGGACAGTGATCATGTGGTTACATTAAATGACGATCTTCAGGATTTAGCCCGCGAAATTATCCGCTGCGACGCATTGGATCGTGTTCATATCGGATTGGATTATTTTGATGCAACCATTAACCGTATCGGAGCCTACGTAATTGGATGTCGTGCTACGCAGAAAGCTTTTATTCAGGCATTGCTTGAACCTTCAGCTTTATTAAATTCTTACGAAGAAAACGGACAATATTTTGAACGACTGGCATTACAGGAAGAGGCAAAAAGCTTACCATGGAATGCTGTTTGGGATTATTATTGTTTGCAAAACAACGTCCCTGTGGGCGAAAATTATATTACCGAAATACAGAAGTACGAACAAGCAATAACATCCAAACGTTAAAGGTATGAACGTACTAATCGGTCTGTTGATTATAGCCATCGGAAGTATGGGGCAATCCAGTTCATATGTGCCAATAAAGAAGGTAAAGCAATGGAGTTGGGAAAGCTTCTGGTTGATACAAGGTATATTTGCCTGGCTGTTCTTTCCTTATTTGGGAGCGCAGTTGGCAGTACCCGAAAATTCAAGTCTGATTGAATTGTGGCAGGCCGGAGGAGCTTTAAAGGCTTGCTTTTACGGAATGCTTTGGGGGATTGGAGGATTAACCTTTGGTTTAAGCATGCGTTACCTCGGGGTAGCCTTGGGGCAATCTATCGCCTTGGGAACATGCGCCGGATTCGGAACACTTCTGCCGGCTGTTTTCGGCGGAACAGACTTGTTTGCAGGCGAGGGTTTGATTCTTTTACTTGGAGTTTGCATCACATTGGCCGGAATAGCTGTAATTGGCTATGCAGGTAGTTTGCGTGCGCAGCGAATGAGCGAAGAAGAGAAACTGGCTGCAGTAAAGGAGTTTGCGCTTACCAAAGGATTACTGGTAGCTTTACTGGCAGGGGTTATGAGCGCGTGTTTTAACTTAGGCCTTGAAGCGGGAACTCCTGTTTTGGATAAAGCAAAGGAGCTGGGATCCAGCGATTTGTTTGCTCTCAACCCGGTAATCTTACTGGTTACAATGGGTGGATTTATTACGAATGCAGTTTATTGTCTTTTCCAGAATAAAAAAAATAAAACCGGTAATGATTATTTTAAGGTATCGGGATCGGTCCTGACAAATAATGTTTTATTTTGTGCATTGGCAGGAATCTTGTGGTACTCACAGTTTTTCGGATTGGGCATGGGAAAGAGTTTCTTTTCGGATCATCCGGTAATGCTGGCTTTTTCGTGGAGTATTTTGATGTCGTTAAACGTAATTTTCAGCAATGTGTGGGGAATTATTCTGAAAGAGTGGAAAGGTGCCGGAAACAAAACGCTGGTAGTGTTGTTTGCAGGAATGCTTATTCTTATCTTTTCGCTGGTTTTTCCTAACTTGTAATGCTGATATAATTTATTAAATATATGATTCGAAACAATCAGGCCTTAATGGCCGAAATAGACCGGATATGTGAAGTTGCCGGCTATCTTTGGGAGAAGGGATGGGCAGAACGTAACGGTGGAAACATCTCTGTCAATATAACCGAACTGCTTACCGAAGCAGAAAAGAATTTGCCGGCTTTGGCTCCGGCAATCCAACTGCAGGAAGTAATGGGCGAGTTGGGCGGACATGTTTTTTATGTGACAGGAACTGGTAAGAGAATGCGCTATGTTTCTCTTAAACCGTTCGAGAATGGATCAATTATTCGTATCACACCCGATGGCAGTGCTTACGAAATAATTGCAGAACAACCTATTGCTCCGACTTCAGAGTTGCCTTCGCACTTGTTGATGCATAATTTTCTTCTTTCCAATGGGCGTAAAAATAAAGTGGTTTTACATACGCATCCTACGAATCTTATTGCCTTGTCGCATAGTCCTAAGTGGCTCGATTCGGCCTATATTACACGTACATTGTGGTCAATGATTCCTGAAAGTCGTGTGATTGTTCCCAAAGGTGTGGGAATTGTTCCCTATGAATTACCCGGTTCTATGAAACTTGCTTATGCTACCATCAAACAATTGGAGAAACACGACGTGGTTCTTTGGGAAAAACATGGATTGCTGGCAGTGGGAGAAGATATTATTGAGTGCTTCGATGCAATTGATACAATGGCAAAATCGGCAGAAATTTATCTGAACGCAAGAACGGCCGGATTTGAACCTCTGGGTATGACAGACGAACAGTTAAACGAATTGGCGATAGCTTTTAATTTACCAATATCTTAAGACTATACATATACTCCACCTGCTTTATGAAAATATTCAGCCTTTTGGCTTCACTTATTTTTTTAACTTTTTCCATACAGGGGCATTCCCAATTGCCTCCTGTATGGAATACAGTTCATGCCGAATCACTGCAAAAAGATCAGCGGGCACGAACTTATCTTCCTCCAACCCGTATTGTGTGGAAATCTCATGATGGCAATGATCTGATAGCGGGCGAAGAAAATTTACTTCACGCCGGAAACGGACAGACGGATCTATCCAATAGTCGTATATGTGTAATGAAGAGTACTTCGACCGAATATCCTTCAATTATCCTTGATTTTGGAAAAGAACTGCAAGGGGGGATTCAGTTTGTAACCGGCATGCCCGGTTCGCAGAAACCGGTTAATATTCGTGTTCGCTTCGGCGAATCGGTTAGTGAAACCATGAGCGATGTTGGAATCAAAGGGGCAACAAACGATCATGCCATGCGCGATTTTAATCTTGCCCTTTCATGGTTGGGTGTGAGGGAAGTGGGAAACTCCGGATTCCGCTTTGTGCGTATTGATTTATTGGATCCGGAAACAGAGCTTCAGCTTAAGGAGGTACGGGCTATTTTTACTTACCGCGATATTGAATACAAAGGTTCGTTCCGTTGTAGTGACGAACGGCTAAACAAAATATGGATGACAGGCGCGTATACTGTACATCTTAACATGCAGGAATACCTTTGGGATGGTATTAAGCGAGATCGTCTGGTATGGGTGGGCGATATGCATCCGGAGATTATGACGATCAACAGTGTTTTTGGTTATAACGAGGTTGTACCTAAAAGTCTGGATCTTATCCGTGATATTACGCCTCTTCCGCAGTGGATGAATGGGATAAGTTCTTATTCAATCTGGTGGTTACTTATTCAGCACGACTGGTATTTGTATCAAGGAGATAAGGCTTATTTGAAAGAGCAGCAACCATATTTATCGGGTTTGCTTCGCCATTTGCTGACTAAAATAGATGGGAATGGAAAGGAAATGTTGGATGGAACCCGTTTTCTTGATTGGCCTTCAAGTGAGAACCAACCTGGCGTAAATGCAGGTTTGCAGGCTTTGATGGTGATGGCTATGGATGCAGGAAACGAAATGTGCATACTTCTTAATGATAAAGAGCTTGCTCAACAGTGTGCTGAGGCTTCTTCTAAATTGAAGAAACAGGTACCATCGGCCAATAACTCAAAACAAGCGGCAGCTTTAATGTCAATTGCCGGATTAATGGATCCGATAAAGGCCGATAAGGAAATTATTAGTCAGGGAGGTCCCAAAAACTTTTCAACCTTTTATGGTTATTACATGCTTCGGGCTATGGCAAAAGGCGGAAATTTTCAGGGAGCACTGGATGTAATCCGGACATACTGGGGATCTATGCTTGACCTTGGCGCCACTACGTTTTGGGAAGATTTTAACATGGAATGGCTTCCTGATGCAGCGCCGATAGACAACCTTGTTCCGGCAGGGAAAAAAGATATACATGGAGATTACGGAGACTACTGTTACAAGGGCTTTAGGCATAGTCTATGTCACGGTTGGGCTTCCGGACCTACTTCGTGGTTAACGGAATACGTACTCGGATTTAAAGTGCTTGAACCTGGTTGCAAGGTTGTAAAAGTGGAACCTCATTTGGGTGATCTGCAATGGGCCGAAGGTTCGTTGCCTACACCGCAAGGTTTACTAACGGTAAGACATGAAAAGAAGTCTGACGGAAGCATTCGTACAACAGTAAAGGCCCCGAAAGGTGTGAAGGTTATTTATTGAAATATAAATTCAAATTAAATGAAGAAAAGTATGTTTAAGACTAGCGTTATTTATTTTTTATTGGCTTTGGGAACGCTTAGCGGGTGTCAAACAATAAATAAAGAGGTAGCCGTAAACGAGCTTCGCAGCGAATATCTGGATAATCCGTTAGGACTGGATACCCCATCGCCCCGCTTTACATGGAATTTTGCTTCCGCTAAAAAGGAGTTTGCGCAGAAATATTATCAGATAAGAGTATCTACTTCACCCGAATTACTTGCGCAAGGTAAGGCGGACGTATGGAATTCTCCCAAAGTGGAAAGTCCGGTAAGCCGTGCGGTTTACTCCGGAGATATGCCATTAGTTTCTCATCAGAAGTATTACTGGAACGTAACGGTTTGGGATGAATCAGGAAAAGAGTGTCCTCCTTCTGTTGCTTCCTCTTTCGAAATGGCTAAGATGAATAAAGCCGATTGGAAAGCACAGTGGATTACTGATAAGAATGATAAAGAATTTGAGCCGGCTCCCCTGTTTAGAAAGACGTTTAACGCGAATAAAAAAGTTGTATCTGCCCGGGCTTATATTGCGGGTGCCGGATATTTTGAATTGTTTGTAAACGGACAGCGGGTAGGAGAGAACTACCTTGATCCGGGTTATACTCATTTTGATAAGCGGATTCTCTATGTTACGCACGATATTACGCCTCTTCTGGTTTCCGGCGAAAATGCAGTTGGTGTTGTTTTAGGGAATGGTTGGTATAACATTCAGAGTAAAGCGGTATGGGATTTTGAAAAGGCGCGTTGGCGTGATCGTCCGCGTTTGCTTTGCGAAATCCGGTTGACTTACTCCGATGGAACTACCGAAACAATTGCTTCGGATGATAGTTGGAAAACAGCAACAGGTCCTTATACCTATAATAATATTTACAGCGGCGATATGTATGACGCCCGTCTGGAACAAGAGGGATGGGACAAACCTGCGTTTGATGATGTTAAATGGACAAATGCGGTGATTACTAAAGAGCCGGCTCCGTTATTGGTTGCCCAAACGATGCCGGGAATCCGTATCACCGAAGAGATAAAGCCTGTTTCCATGAAGGCTTTCAGTAATAAACTATATGTTTTTTCTTTTCCAAAGAATATGGCAGGAGCATGTCGACTTAGTGTTAAAGGAAAATCAGGAACGACTATAACGGTCAAGCATGGAGAGTTGCTAATGAAAGACGGTCGACTGGAACAAGGAAATATCAATGTGTATTACCATCCCGAAAAGAAAAAGGAAGTCTTTCAGATGGATGTCTATACGTTAAAAGGAACTGGCAAAGCCGAAGTTTTTATGCCTCACTTCTGTTATCATGGGTTTCAGTTTGTGGAGATAGAAAGTACGGAACCTATTGAGCTGACCGAAGAGAATCTGACAGGGTTGTTTATGCATACCGACCTGAAACAGGTGGGACAGTTTAGTTCGTCCAATGAATTGCTTAATAAAATATGGGCGGCAACCAATCAGGCATATCGCAGTAATATTCATAGCATACCAACAGATTGCCCTCAACGCGAGAAGAATGGCTGGACAGCCGATGCTCATGTGGCAACCGATCTTGCCTTGCTGAACTTTGATGGCATAACACTTTACGAAAAGTGGATGAACGATTTTAAGGATAATCAGCGCGACTCCATTGGCGACATTTCCGGTATTATTCCTTCCAGTGGATGGGGTTACGGCGAATGGATAGGTCCGGTTTGGGATGCAGCGATGTTTATCATACCCAATAATCTGTATAATTATTACGGTGATAGCCGTGCGATCGAAAAGCTTTATCCAACAATGGAAAGATACCTGGAGTACCTCAAAACAAAGGAGACCGAAGGATATCTGGCTTATGGCCTTGGCGACTGGGTATTTTACAAGACGCAAACGCCAAACGAATATACTTCTACAGCGTATTACTACCTGGATTATTCGTTGATGGCTCGCTTTGCTCAGTTGCTTGGAAAAGATGCAGCTCCATTCCAAAAGAAAGCCGATGAGATAAAGGCGCTTATCAATAAAAAATACTTCAATCCAGCAACGGGTATTTATGCCAACGGGTCCCAAACAGCTCAGGCTTTGGCATTATACCTGCAGCTTGTTCCCGAAGGAAAAGAGCAACTGGTGGCCGGTAAACTGCTGGAAGCCGTAAAGACAACCAATCATTTCCTCGACTTCGGTCTGCTGGGCAGCAAAACAGTTCCGGCTATGCTTACCAAGTACGGCTATGTGGAAGATGCCTACCTGATGGTGACTAAAACAGAGGCTCCTTCATGGGGTTACTTTGTAAAGACAATGGGTTACTCTACTTTACCCGAAACATGGACAATGAGTCCAGAGTTTAAAGATGCATCTTTAAACCATGTATTTATGGGCGATGTAAGTGCATGGATGTACAATTGTCTGGCTGGCATCAACTACGATTCTGCCAAACCTGGATTCGAACACATCCTGATTCGTCCTTATTTTGTTAAAGATTTACAGTGGGTAAAAGGCGAATACAAGTCTGTGAAGGGATTGATTCGCAGCGAATGGAAGCGCGAAGGCAAATCCATTACGATGGAAGTGGAAATTCCCGCTGGAACAACTGCAACCGTATTTGCCGACAAGGAATATACGGTTGGATCGGGCGTACATAACTTTGTTGTTAAATAGAACGGTGCTACAGTAAATCTTTTTTACTAAATTGATTAAGAAAGGTGTTTGTAATTGCTTAAGTATAAACTTGGCAATTTCAGACACCTTCTTTTTTTCAAAACTTTCTGCTCCGGAAGTATATACTTTGACTCGCCAAAGTATATACTTTTACAACTCAAAGTCCTATGTTTGAAAGTTCAAAATAGTATTAAATTTCTCGCTTCTGTTAATACTATCTCTTTTCATGATGTATTGACAATACCTTGATTTAATTCAAATCAAAATTGAAAGTTTTATAATCAATTTAATAAGTATTTTTTGATTATTACAAATATATTTGTAATCTTTATATTTAATTTGACTTAAAATTAATTGTTAAAATGGTGATGTATTTTTGTGTTTTGATTTTTAATAATTCAAATAAAAATAAAAGATTAATTTCATGTTTTTTAAATTATATGTTGTTACTTCCCGCCTCTGTTCTTCCCCCTTATTATTTACTCTTATCCGGATAAACGTTTTCTACTGAAATTAGCCTCTGGAATATCTGTTGTTAATCAGTAAGACGCTAAAATTAAAAGGCAAACTATTAGTTCTTAATTTTCAATAGGGAGATCATTATCATTCAACTTGCTGTATTGATCTCCCAATTGAGAATTATATTTATAATAGTATACAAAAGTCTAATGACAGTAAGAACAAGTGCTATCCATACTTTCCGATTGATGTATATATTGTTAATAGTAAATGATTTGATGCATATAATTTATTGTCAAAAATGAAAGGTTTGTAGTCATTTTATTAACTATTATTGATAAATAGTTGCATAATTTTGTAGCATAAGAATATGAAAAAATACAGATTTAAAATTGATTTTATTTAGTTTGTTAATCAGAAAAATGAATAGTATATATAATGATATTCAGCTATATTTTAGATGAGTAATTTTAAAAAAGTAATTCTAATAGTAGTTTTGAAAGAATAGTGAAAGTTAATTTTAATCTTATTGCTTATGTATGAAAAAATGAAATTTACTAATCGAAAGACACGAATATGCCGATATTCATATTTGTTATCGGTCGTGTTTTTGTTGTTGATTCCATTAAGTGGATCAGGGGAAATTTCTCCAAGTTTGGGAATACCTGAATTGGGGATAGCGCAACAGAATAAAATTACGGTGACTGGTGTCGTGAAAGATCAGATCGGACCGGTAATTGGTGCAAATGTTGTAGAAAAGGGAACTACCAACGGTGTTGTAACAGACTTGAACGGTAATTTTACATTAAAAGTACCACAGGATGCTGTTTTGGTTGTTTCTTTTATTGGATATCTTGAACAACAAATCCCAGTAAAAAATCAACGAACTTTTAATATCTTGTTGAAAGAAGATACGCAAACTCTCGAAGAGGTTGTTGTAGTTGGTTATGGTGTGCAAAAAAAGGTGTCAGTTACAGGGGCTATTTCTGCTGTTTCTACAAAGGATTTGAAAACAAGTTCCTCTCCCCGGTTGGATAACGCACTGGCAGGACGTATTACCGGTTTGACTTCAACCCAAACAGGAGGAGGTCAGCCTGGTGTGGATGATGCAACAATGTTTTTACGCGGTGCTGCCACAATGAACGGACAAAGCCCTTTGATCTTGATTGACGGTGTGGAACGTGATAATATCGGATCAATCGATATGAATGAAGTGGAAAGTGTATCTGTTTTAAAGGATGCATCAGCAACATCTGTATTTGGGGTACGAGGAGCAAATGGGGTGATCATGATTACCACAAAACGAGGCAAAGAAGGACGGCCGGAGTTATCAATTAGTATTGATCAAAGCTGGACATCATTTACCAAAGAACCTGAACGTTTGCACTCTTGGGATTATTGCAATTTGAGAAATGAAGCTTTAAAAAATGATGGATATGATCCCTCATATAGTGAAGATGTCATTGAAAAGTATAGAAATCCGCTGGCAGGATTAGATCCTAACGCTGCAGATTATGAAACGCAAAAGGTGATTCGTC is from uncultured Macellibacteroides sp. and encodes:
- the rhaT gene encoding L-rhamnose/proton symporter RhaT → MNVLIGLLIIAIGSMGQSSSYVPIKKVKQWSWESFWLIQGIFAWLFFPYLGAQLAVPENSSLIELWQAGGALKACFYGMLWGIGGLTFGLSMRYLGVALGQSIALGTCAGFGTLLPAVFGGTDLFAGEGLILLLGVCITLAGIAVIGYAGSLRAQRMSEEEKLAAVKEFALTKGLLVALLAGVMSACFNLGLEAGTPVLDKAKELGSSDLFALNPVILLVTMGGFITNAVYCLFQNKKNKTGNDYFKVSGSVLTNNVLFCALAGILWYSQFFGLGMGKSFFSDHPVMLAFSWSILMSLNVIFSNVWGIILKEWKGAGNKTLVVLFAGMLILIFSLVFPNL
- the rhaD gene encoding rhamnulose-1-phosphate aldolase encodes the protein MIRNNQALMAEIDRICEVAGYLWEKGWAERNGGNISVNITELLTEAEKNLPALAPAIQLQEVMGELGGHVFYVTGTGKRMRYVSLKPFENGSIIRITPDGSAYEIIAEQPIAPTSELPSHLLMHNFLLSNGRKNKVVLHTHPTNLIALSHSPKWLDSAYITRTLWSMIPESRVIVPKGVGIVPYELPGSMKLAYATIKQLEKHDVVLWEKHGLLAVGEDIIECFDAIDTMAKSAEIYLNARTAGFEPLGMTDEQLNELAIAFNLPIS
- a CDS encoding alpha-L-rhamnosidase C-terminal domain-containing protein, with the translated sequence MKIFSLLASLIFLTFSIQGHSQLPPVWNTVHAESLQKDQRARTYLPPTRIVWKSHDGNDLIAGEENLLHAGNGQTDLSNSRICVMKSTSTEYPSIILDFGKELQGGIQFVTGMPGSQKPVNIRVRFGESVSETMSDVGIKGATNDHAMRDFNLALSWLGVREVGNSGFRFVRIDLLDPETELQLKEVRAIFTYRDIEYKGSFRCSDERLNKIWMTGAYTVHLNMQEYLWDGIKRDRLVWVGDMHPEIMTINSVFGYNEVVPKSLDLIRDITPLPQWMNGISSYSIWWLLIQHDWYLYQGDKAYLKEQQPYLSGLLRHLLTKIDGNGKEMLDGTRFLDWPSSENQPGVNAGLQALMVMAMDAGNEMCILLNDKELAQQCAEASSKLKKQVPSANNSKQAAALMSIAGLMDPIKADKEIISQGGPKNFSTFYGYYMLRAMAKGGNFQGALDVIRTYWGSMLDLGATTFWEDFNMEWLPDAAPIDNLVPAGKKDIHGDYGDYCYKGFRHSLCHGWASGPTSWLTEYVLGFKVLEPGCKVVKVEPHLGDLQWAEGSLPTPQGLLTVRHEKKSDGSIRTTVKAPKGVKVIY
- a CDS encoding family 78 glycoside hydrolase catalytic domain; protein product: MFKTSVIYFLLALGTLSGCQTINKEVAVNELRSEYLDNPLGLDTPSPRFTWNFASAKKEFAQKYYQIRVSTSPELLAQGKADVWNSPKVESPVSRAVYSGDMPLVSHQKYYWNVTVWDESGKECPPSVASSFEMAKMNKADWKAQWITDKNDKEFEPAPLFRKTFNANKKVVSARAYIAGAGYFELFVNGQRVGENYLDPGYTHFDKRILYVTHDITPLLVSGENAVGVVLGNGWYNIQSKAVWDFEKARWRDRPRLLCEIRLTYSDGTTETIASDDSWKTATGPYTYNNIYSGDMYDARLEQEGWDKPAFDDVKWTNAVITKEPAPLLVAQTMPGIRITEEIKPVSMKAFSNKLYVFSFPKNMAGACRLSVKGKSGTTITVKHGELLMKDGRLEQGNINVYYHPEKKKEVFQMDVYTLKGTGKAEVFMPHFCYHGFQFVEIESTEPIELTEENLTGLFMHTDLKQVGQFSSSNELLNKIWAATNQAYRSNIHSIPTDCPQREKNGWTADAHVATDLALLNFDGITLYEKWMNDFKDNQRDSIGDISGIIPSSGWGYGEWIGPVWDAAMFIIPNNLYNYYGDSRAIEKLYPTMERYLEYLKTKETEGYLAYGLGDWVFYKTQTPNEYTSTAYYYLDYSLMARFAQLLGKDAAPFQKKADEIKALINKKYFNPATGIYANGSQTAQALALYLQLVPEGKEQLVAGKLLEAVKTTNHFLDFGLLGSKTVPAMLTKYGYVEDAYLMVTKTEAPSWGYFVKTMGYSTLPETWTMSPEFKDASLNHVFMGDVSAWMYNCLAGINYDSAKPGFEHILIRPYFVKDLQWVKGEYKSVKGLIRSEWKREGKSITMEVEIPAGTTATVFADKEYTVGSGVHNFVVK